The following coding sequences lie in one Jatrophihabitans sp. genomic window:
- a CDS encoding DEAD/DEAH box helicase, with translation MSAGFAELGVPSALTAVLAAQGITAPFPIQQATLPDSLAGRDVLGRGRTGSGKTYAFALPVLARLAGSSKPRRPKSPRALILAPTRELASQIEAALAPLAHALSLRTLTVFGGVGANPQITGLRAGVDVLVACPGRLEDLISSGHADLSQVEITVLDEADHMADLGFLPSVRRLLDRTPASGQRMLFSATLDAGVDVLVKRYLNNPITHSVDSAQSPVSQMSHHVLHLTGADDRLPVLVELTAAPGRTLVFTRTKHGAKKLTRQLIASGVPAVELHGNLSQNARTRNLEAFSDGSTHTLVATDIAARGIHVDDVNLVVHADPPIEHKAYLHRSGRTARAGAGGTVITLMTDDQVADVRDLTRRAAISPTITRLRPGHPLLAELAPGERAFVTPPAGSSTVEPPARGRVSGRGSSGRGKPATGSGSGGRGSAQGASGRGSAGRPSSGRGSSGRGSAAKSGTPIHTSESRPAAARTTGAAAFSAGARPRGRRTGF, from the coding sequence GTGTCGGCCGGCTTCGCCGAGCTCGGCGTCCCGAGCGCGCTGACAGCCGTGCTGGCCGCCCAAGGCATCACCGCGCCGTTTCCGATCCAGCAGGCGACACTGCCCGACTCACTGGCCGGTCGAGACGTGCTGGGCCGCGGTCGGACCGGCTCGGGCAAGACCTACGCGTTCGCCCTGCCGGTTCTGGCCCGTTTGGCCGGCAGCAGCAAGCCCCGACGGCCCAAGAGCCCTCGGGCGCTGATCCTGGCTCCGACCCGTGAGCTGGCCAGCCAGATCGAGGCCGCGCTGGCGCCGCTGGCCCACGCGCTGTCACTGCGCACCCTCACCGTGTTCGGCGGGGTCGGCGCCAATCCGCAGATCACCGGCCTGCGGGCCGGCGTGGACGTCCTGGTGGCCTGCCCCGGCCGGCTTGAGGACCTGATCTCCAGCGGTCACGCCGACCTGAGCCAGGTCGAGATCACCGTGCTGGACGAGGCCGACCACATGGCCGACCTCGGCTTCCTGCCCTCAGTCCGGCGGCTGCTGGACCGGACGCCGGCCTCAGGTCAGCGCATGCTGTTCTCTGCCACCCTCGACGCCGGCGTCGATGTGCTGGTCAAGCGGTATCTCAACAATCCGATCACGCACAGCGTCGACTCGGCTCAGTCGCCCGTCTCGCAGATGTCACACCACGTGCTGCACCTGACGGGGGCCGATGACCGGCTGCCGGTGCTGGTGGAACTCACCGCGGCGCCCGGCCGCACGCTGGTCTTCACCCGCACCAAGCACGGCGCCAAGAAGCTCACCCGCCAGCTGATCGCCTCCGGCGTGCCGGCGGTGGAACTGCACGGCAACCTCAGCCAGAACGCCCGGACGCGCAACCTCGAGGCCTTCTCCGACGGCAGCACCCACACCTTGGTGGCCACCGACATCGCAGCTCGCGGCATCCATGTCGATGACGTCAACCTGGTGGTGCACGCCGACCCACCGATCGAGCACAAGGCCTACCTGCACCGCTCCGGCCGGACCGCGCGCGCCGGCGCGGGCGGCACTGTGATCACGCTGATGACCGACGATCAGGTCGCCGACGTGCGCGACCTGACCCGGCGAGCAGCGATCAGCCCGACGATCACCCGGCTGCGTCCGGGTCACCCGCTGCTGGCCGAGCTGGCGCCTGGCGAGCGGGCGTTCGTCACGCCACCGGCCGGTTCCAGCACTGTGGAGCCGCCGGCCCGAGGTCGCGTTTCCGGGCGCGGCTCGTCCGGCCGCGGCAAGCCCGCGACGGGTTCGGGATCGGGTGGTCGTGGCTCGGCTCAGGGCGCTTCAGGCCGGGGCTCGGCCGGGCGCCCCTCGTCCGGTCGCGGCTCGTCCGGACGCGGGTCAGCAGCCAAGTCCGGTACTCCGATCCACACCAGCGAGAGCCGACCGGCTGCCGCTCGGACAACCGGCGCTGCCGCGTTCTCAGCCGGCGCCCGGCCGCGCGGGCGCCGCACCGGTTTCTGA
- a CDS encoding isochorismatase family protein — MTSSRALLIVDVQPTFCEGGELAVAGGDRIADRIAEHLRAHRAQYRLTITSQDWHLDPGEHFSERPDFIDSWPPHGLAGTANAELHPAVAAALAPAGADVTIKKGLRQAAYSAFDGTATDGRPLAEVLSDAGISELDVCGIAESHCVRASALDALQAGLAVRVLTDLTVPVSEESGAAARAEISAAGGVLAPSKAANG; from the coding sequence ATGACCAGTTCGCGCGCGCTGCTGATAGTCGATGTGCAGCCGACCTTCTGCGAGGGCGGTGAGCTGGCGGTGGCCGGGGGCGACCGGATCGCCGACCGGATCGCCGAGCACCTGAGGGCGCACCGTGCGCAGTACCGGCTGACGATCACCAGTCAGGACTGGCACCTTGATCCAGGCGAGCACTTCTCCGAGCGACCCGATTTCATCGACAGCTGGCCGCCGCACGGGCTGGCCGGCACCGCGAACGCTGAATTGCACCCGGCCGTGGCTGCTGCCCTGGCGCCTGCCGGAGCTGATGTGACGATCAAAAAAGGACTGCGTCAGGCCGCCTACTCAGCGTTTGACGGGACGGCGACGGACGGCCGGCCGCTGGCTGAGGTGCTCAGCGACGCAGGCATCAGCGAGCTGGACGTCTGCGGCATCGCCGAGTCCCACTGCGTCCGGGCCAGCGCCCTGGACGCCCTGCAGGCCGGCCTGGCGGTGCGGGTGCTCACCGACCTCACAGTGCCGGTCAGCGAGGAGTCGGGGGCGGCGGCTCGGGCCGAGATCAGCGCCGCGGGCGGCGTGCTGGCCCCGTCGAAGGCGGCGAACGGGTGA
- a CDS encoding Na+/H+ antiporter produces MDIAVGLVILVAAGALLAAAARHFKVSEPLVLTVAGVAGSYLPFVPDVALTSDLVLLGLLPPLLYTTAIRTSLVDFKANRRSIGLLSVGLVLFTAFGVGVVAWLLLPVPFAAAVALGAVVAPPDAVAATAIARRVGMPRRIVTVLEGESLFNDATALVTLRTAIAASAGSVSVLHAAGDFLRAAGGGVAVGIGVALVLGTLRRRITDPVLDTTVSFLAPFAAYLPAEKIHASGVIAVVVAGLILGHRAPIWQSAASRIAERTNWRTVEFLLENSVFLLIGLQVRVVVDNAWQSPLNHWQLIGSCLAILLTAMVLRPIWVFPAVYLPRKLSRRVREADPSPPWQHPAVISWAGMRGVVTLAAVFLLPQDIPQRDVLVLAALVVVGGTLLLQGTTLPWLVHRLSLRGPSRAEDALQEAGLMQQVTDAGLQALDRHSDEDTPSEVIEGLRQRVGHQVNAAWERLGPDESDLLTPSEHYRRLRLLMLQAEREELLKVRDSGALDHEVLQAVMRVLDLEESLIDRFDEGEDELQRDEPLRSPIAGQECAHLEAAPLTVRPDTPGRCRECEDEGLNWVHLRMCLTCGHVACCDSSDGKHADKHYSSTDHPVMRSVESGEAWRWCYVDSQLG; encoded by the coding sequence GTGGACATCGCGGTCGGCTTGGTGATTCTGGTGGCGGCGGGCGCCTTGCTCGCGGCGGCAGCCCGCCACTTCAAGGTCTCCGAGCCGCTGGTGCTCACCGTCGCGGGAGTGGCTGGGTCCTACCTGCCGTTCGTGCCCGACGTGGCGCTGACGTCGGACCTGGTGCTGTTGGGACTGCTGCCACCGCTGCTCTACACCACCGCGATCCGAACCTCACTGGTGGACTTCAAGGCCAACCGGCGCTCGATCGGGTTGCTGTCAGTGGGCCTGGTGCTATTCACCGCCTTCGGGGTGGGCGTGGTCGCCTGGCTGCTGCTGCCGGTGCCATTCGCGGCGGCCGTCGCGCTGGGCGCGGTGGTGGCGCCGCCGGACGCGGTGGCGGCCACCGCGATCGCCCGCCGGGTCGGCATGCCGCGCCGGATCGTGACCGTCCTGGAAGGCGAATCCCTCTTCAACGACGCCACCGCGCTGGTGACGCTGCGCACCGCCATCGCCGCCTCGGCGGGTTCGGTGAGCGTGCTGCACGCGGCCGGCGACTTCTTGCGGGCGGCCGGTGGCGGGGTGGCGGTCGGCATCGGGGTGGCGCTGGTGCTGGGAACGCTTCGCCGCCGGATCACCGATCCGGTGCTCGACACCACGGTCTCCTTCCTGGCGCCGTTCGCGGCCTACCTGCCCGCTGAGAAGATCCATGCCAGCGGCGTGATCGCGGTGGTGGTCGCCGGCCTGATTCTGGGGCACCGCGCGCCGATCTGGCAGAGCGCGGCCTCGCGGATCGCCGAGCGCACCAACTGGCGCACCGTCGAGTTCTTACTGGAGAACTCGGTGTTCCTGCTGATCGGCCTGCAGGTCCGGGTGGTCGTTGACAACGCCTGGCAGTCGCCGCTGAATCACTGGCAACTGATCGGCTCATGCCTGGCGATCCTGCTGACCGCGATGGTGTTGCGCCCGATCTGGGTCTTTCCAGCGGTGTATCTGCCGCGCAAGCTGTCCCGTCGAGTACGCGAGGCAGACCCGTCTCCGCCGTGGCAGCACCCGGCCGTCATCTCCTGGGCCGGCATGCGCGGAGTGGTGACGCTCGCCGCGGTCTTCCTGCTGCCCCAGGACATTCCCCAACGTGACGTGCTGGTGCTGGCCGCGCTCGTCGTGGTCGGCGGCACCTTGCTGTTGCAAGGAACCACGCTGCCGTGGCTGGTGCACCGGCTGAGCCTGCGCGGCCCCAGCCGGGCCGAGGACGCCCTGCAAGAGGCGGGCCTGATGCAGCAGGTCACCGATGCCGGACTGCAGGCGCTGGACAGGCATTCCGACGAGGACACGCCGTCGGAGGTGATCGAGGGCCTGCGCCAGCGGGTCGGGCATCAGGTGAACGCGGCGTGGGAGCGGCTGGGTCCCGACGAGTCGGATTTGCTGACGCCCAGCGAGCACTACCGACGGCTGCGGCTGTTGATGTTGCAGGCCGAGCGCGAGGAACTGCTCAAGGTCCGCGACTCCGGGGCGCTCGATCACGAGGTGCTGCAAGCGGTGATGCGAGTGCTGGACTTGGAGGAGTCGCTCATCGACCGGTTCGACGAAGGCGAGGATGAGTTGCAGCGCGACGAGCCGCTTCGCAGCCCCATCGCCGGCCAGGAGTGCGCGCACTTGGAAGCCGCGCCGTTGACCGTCCGCCCGGACACCCCTGGCCGGTGCCGGGAATGCGAGGACGAGGGGCTGAACTGGGTGCACCTTCGGATGTGCCTGACCTGCGGGCACGTCGCCTGCTGCGACTCCTCCGACGGCAAGCACGCCGACAAGCACTACTCCAGCACCGACCACCCGGTGATGCGCAGCGTGGAGTCCGGCGAGGCGTGGCGCTGGTGCTACGTCGATTCGCAGCTGGGCTGA